One genomic segment of Alphaproteobacteria bacterium includes these proteins:
- a CDS encoding asparagine synthase-related protein — translation MIGPFGKFHADPAAPACLDDMAARTAPGLHVDILGGKGAALGLLSHGAGGAGTLADPSGELAVVVAGHIYNGRALCPALEHDAPEPAQVVAALYRADRLDDLAQANGQFCAALVDRTRHRLVLVTDRLATFPIHVWQDGAGVAFASGLYVLLGDARVGRRARLDTLAQLFTMQRTIGTDTPIAGVEALPAATIATFDREGRRDRHYWQLRWNARRMAAAECAEALQGAMRAAVARAQGAGADGLLLSGGLDSRWLLAARQGPMHCWTTASYADNPELAIARQIAKMAASPHHACLVDPASTLRCLEDAIRDNSGLYPASTPFAAFMPDVGRQSRAIISGHGVDYTLRGYYLPAQFLRFGGTATRLPALRPIPQRPTGRDVLNNLRQGPPLSTLRRIVAPSWRERWWDGLATTLHATLEPWLA, via the coding sequence ATGATCGGGCCATTCGGCAAGTTCCACGCCGACCCGGCCGCACCGGCCTGCCTCGACGACATGGCCGCCCGCACCGCGCCCGGGCTGCACGTCGACATCCTGGGCGGCAAGGGGGCGGCGCTCGGCCTGCTGTCGCACGGCGCCGGCGGCGCCGGCACGCTGGCGGACCCGTCCGGCGAACTCGCGGTCGTGGTCGCCGGCCACATCTACAACGGCAGGGCCCTGTGCCCGGCGCTGGAGCACGACGCGCCGGAGCCGGCACAAGTCGTCGCTGCGCTCTACCGCGCGGACCGGCTCGACGACCTGGCGCAGGCCAACGGACAGTTCTGCGCCGCGCTGGTCGACCGGACGCGGCACCGGCTGGTGCTGGTCACCGACCGCCTGGCGACCTTTCCGATTCATGTCTGGCAGGACGGCGCCGGCGTCGCCTTCGCCAGCGGGCTCTACGTGCTGCTGGGCGACGCCCGTGTCGGCCGCCGCGCCAGGCTCGACACGCTGGCGCAGCTGTTTACCATGCAGCGCACGATCGGCACCGACACGCCGATCGCAGGTGTCGAGGCCCTGCCGGCCGCGACCATCGCCACCTTCGATCGCGAAGGCCGGCGCGACCGGCACTACTGGCAGCTGCGCTGGAACGCCCGCCGCATGGCGGCCGCCGAATGCGCCGAGGCGCTGCAGGGCGCCATGCGGGCGGCAGTGGCGCGCGCGCAGGGCGCCGGCGCCGACGGCCTGCTGCTGTCCGGCGGGCTGGACAGCCGCTGGCTGCTGGCCGCACGCCAGGGCCCGATGCACTGCTGGACGACGGCAAGCTACGCCGACAACCCCGAGCTGGCGATCGCACGGCAGATCGCGAAGATGGCCGCCAGCCCCCACCACGCCTGCCTGGTCGACCCGGCGTCGACGCTTCGTTGCCTGGAAGACGCAATCCGCGACAACAGCGGGCTCTATCCGGCATCCACCCCCTTCGCGGCATTCATGCCGGACGTCGGCCGGCAATCGCGCGCTATCATCAGCGGCCATGGCGTCGACTACACCCTGCGCGGCTACTATCTGCCGGCGCAGTTCTTGCGGTTCGGCGGCACCGCGACGCGGCTGCCGGCACTGCGTCCGATCCCCCAGAGACCCACCGGACGGGATGTGCTGAACAACCTGCGCCAGGGCCCGCCGCTGTCCACGCTCAGGCGCATTGTAGCGCCGTCGTGGCGCGAGCGCTGGTGGGATGGGCTCGCGACAACATTGCACGCCACGCTGGAACCGTGGCTGGCAAG
- a CDS encoding FkbM family methyltransferase: MAFDRDADGPLVRIATHDVVLGGVDSTPRDIAMFDALAGLLPAGIEPWNFRLARDVVTRFAFPHMRPDLKPGGRRGAAGLDGFHGQHKDAIADLTDPHVREQLMHAFAPKPGDVVLDCGSFLGFGALRMAQDAPGGRVIAVEASRACFARLESNVARNASGGVVARHAAIWSTEETRALNVTAAQANSLIAEIQDSDRAEPTPTATVDGLVRDHGLQRLDMLSLTLNGAEVEALAGATATLRDLRPRVRAAGWYRRDGRLIAEIVKPVLQRAGYTVHVGPHGNVLAVPEGSR; this comes from the coding sequence ATGGCCTTCGACCGCGACGCGGACGGCCCGCTGGTGCGCATCGCCACGCACGACGTGGTGCTGGGCGGCGTGGATTCGACGCCGCGCGACATCGCCATGTTCGACGCCCTCGCCGGCCTGCTGCCGGCCGGGATCGAGCCGTGGAACTTCCGGCTGGCCCGCGACGTCGTCACCCGCTTCGCATTCCCCCACATGCGGCCGGACCTGAAGCCCGGCGGCCGCCGCGGTGCCGCCGGCCTCGACGGCTTCCACGGCCAGCACAAGGACGCGATCGCCGACCTCACCGATCCGCACGTGCGCGAACAGCTGATGCACGCCTTCGCGCCGAAGCCCGGAGACGTCGTGCTCGACTGCGGCTCGTTCCTGGGCTTCGGCGCGCTGCGCATGGCGCAGGACGCGCCGGGCGGCCGGGTGATCGCGGTCGAGGCTAGCCGCGCATGCTTCGCCCGGCTGGAGAGCAATGTCGCGCGCAACGCGTCCGGTGGCGTGGTGGCCCGGCATGCGGCGATCTGGTCGACCGAGGAGACCCGCGCGCTGAACGTGACCGCCGCACAGGCCAACAGCCTGATCGCCGAGATCCAGGACAGCGACCGCGCCGAACCGACGCCCACCGCCACCGTGGACGGTCTGGTCCGCGACCATGGCCTGCAGCGGCTCGACATGCTGAGCCTGACCCTGAACGGGGCCGAGGTCGAGGCACTGGCGGGGGCGACGGCGACCCTGCGCGACCTGCGTCCGCGCGTGCGCGCCGCCGGCTGGTATCGCCGCGACGGCCGGCTGATCGCCGAAATCGTGAAGCCGGTGCTGCAGCGGGCCGGCTACACGGTTCACGTCGGGCCGCACGGCAACGTGCTGGCGGTGCCGGAGGGTTCACGATGA
- the pseI gene encoding pseudaminic acid synthase, with amino-acid sequence MQGADAVRHPLIEIAGRPIGPGHPPYVIAELSGNHNGRLERALALMEAAAAAGADAVKLQTYTADTITIDHDGPDFRIEGGPWGGRTLYDLYQEAHTPWEWHPQLFVKGRELGVAVFSSPFDATAVAFLERLGAPAFKIASFELVDIPLIRAAARTGKPLIMSTGLADLDDMQRAVEAARAAGAAGLCLLHCVSGYPTPPEDCNLRTIADLAARFPDVVIGLSDHTLGVAVPTAAVALGAAVIEKHVTLARSDGGPDAGFSLEPHELRQMIENIGIASRALGAPSYRLEDSERGNIQFRRSLYVVRDVAAGEPLSPENVRSIRPGHGMPPRLLDRVIGLRAARALARGEALRPDMIVGLEPED; translated from the coding sequence ATGCAGGGAGCCGATGCCGTGCGGCATCCGCTGATCGAGATCGCGGGGCGGCCGATCGGGCCCGGCCACCCGCCCTATGTGATCGCCGAGCTCTCCGGCAATCACAACGGCAGGCTGGAGCGTGCGCTTGCGCTGATGGAAGCGGCCGCCGCGGCCGGCGCCGATGCCGTCAAGCTGCAGACCTATACGGCCGACACCATCACCATCGACCACGACGGCCCCGACTTCCGCATCGAGGGCGGGCCGTGGGGCGGGCGCACGCTCTACGACCTGTACCAGGAGGCGCACACCCCCTGGGAATGGCACCCGCAGCTGTTCGTCAAGGGCCGCGAACTGGGCGTCGCCGTGTTCTCGTCGCCGTTCGATGCCACCGCCGTCGCCTTTCTCGAGCGGCTCGGCGCGCCGGCATTCAAGATCGCCAGTTTCGAGTTGGTCGACATTCCGCTGATTCGGGCCGCAGCCCGCACAGGGAAGCCGCTGATCATGTCGACCGGCCTTGCCGACCTGGACGACATGCAGCGGGCGGTCGAGGCCGCCCGTGCCGCCGGTGCCGCCGGCCTGTGCCTGCTACACTGCGTCAGCGGCTATCCGACCCCGCCCGAGGACTGCAACCTGCGCACCATCGCGGACCTGGCGGCGCGCTTTCCGGACGTCGTCATCGGCCTGTCGGACCACACGCTCGGCGTGGCGGTGCCGACCGCTGCGGTCGCCCTCGGCGCCGCGGTGATCGAGAAGCACGTGACCCTGGCGCGCAGCGACGGCGGGCCGGATGCGGGCTTTTCGCTGGAGCCGCACGAGCTGCGCCAGATGATCGAGAATATCGGGATTGCCAGCCGGGCGCTCGGCGCGCCCAGCTACCGTCTCGAGGACAGCGAGCGCGGCAACATCCAGTTCCGGCGTTCGCTCTACGTGGTGCGCGACGTCGCCGCCGGCGAGCCGCTCAGCCCCGAGAACGTGCGCTCGATCCGCCCCGGCCACGGCATGCCGCCAAGGCTTCTCGACAGGGTTATCGGCCTGCGCGCCGCCCGTGCCCTCGCGCGCGGCGAAGCGCTCAGGCCCGACATGATCGTCGGTCTTGAGCCCGAAGACTGA
- the pseG gene encoding UDP-2,4-diacetamido-2,4,6-trideoxy-beta-L-altropyranose hydrolase has translation MTAGTARAIFRADASPAIGGGHVARCLTLADALREAGWQCRFACTEQTPDTMPALAASGHGVDLVAGTDASLPTGCGDADLLVVDHYRLDAAFERAHRDRAGRILAIDDLANRSHDCDVLLDTTPGRRAAAYAGIVPAATEFLLGPDYALLRPAFAAARRTRLPLGRRPLRRIVVGFGATDPDNLTAVALAALAALARPLEVTVMLGAGAPHRAEVARLAAQVGAKLAPPDAGVAGLLAHADLAIGAGGTSAWERCCLGLPTVVLVAADNQRANADALQNLGAALVVPHPDAALLAEALAGLLDDAAAVAAMAARAARLCDGYGVRRTLLAIAPPTTTAHGRALAVRPARSDDEALLLAWRRDAGTRAFARNPNPPSAAEHHDWLDAKLADPLCLLHLLLVGDEPVGVLRLDWRADLGGWEVSLTVAPDWRGRGIGVAALDCAARLTGSEAQWAFIKQTNAASLRAFARAGFAPSERPDWYVRTGAPRPMMSGTVEQCREPMPCGIR, from the coding sequence ATGACGGCGGGCACCGCGCGCGCGATCTTCCGGGCCGACGCGTCGCCGGCGATCGGCGGCGGCCATGTCGCCCGCTGTCTCACCCTGGCCGATGCGCTGCGCGAGGCAGGCTGGCAGTGCCGCTTCGCCTGCACCGAGCAGACGCCGGACACCATGCCCGCGCTGGCCGCCAGCGGTCACGGTGTCGACCTCGTGGCCGGCACCGACGCGTCCCTGCCGACGGGCTGCGGCGACGCCGACCTGCTGGTCGTCGACCACTACCGGCTCGACGCCGCCTTCGAGCGCGCGCACCGCGACCGGGCCGGCCGCATCCTGGCAATCGACGATCTGGCCAACCGCTCGCACGACTGCGACGTGCTGCTGGACACGACGCCCGGCCGGCGCGCCGCCGCCTATGCCGGCATCGTGCCGGCAGCGACCGAGTTTCTGCTCGGGCCCGACTATGCACTGCTGCGCCCGGCATTCGCCGCCGCGCGGCGGACCCGCCTGCCGCTGGGGCGGCGCCCGCTGCGCCGGATCGTCGTCGGCTTCGGCGCCACCGACCCGGACAATCTGACGGCCGTGGCGCTGGCGGCGCTGGCGGCGCTCGCCCGCCCACTCGAGGTGACGGTCATGCTCGGCGCCGGCGCCCCGCATCGCGCGGAGGTGGCGCGGCTGGCAGCGCAGGTCGGTGCCAAGCTGGCACCGCCCGATGCCGGTGTGGCCGGCCTGCTGGCCCACGCCGACCTGGCCATCGGCGCCGGCGGCACCAGTGCGTGGGAGCGCTGCTGCCTGGGCCTGCCAACCGTGGTTCTGGTCGCGGCGGACAATCAGCGCGCCAATGCCGACGCGTTGCAGAACCTCGGCGCCGCCTTGGTGGTGCCGCACCCCGATGCGGCGCTGCTGGCCGAGGCGCTGGCGGGGCTGCTCGACGATGCCGCCGCGGTCGCGGCGATGGCGGCGCGCGCGGCGCGGCTGTGCGACGGCTACGGCGTGCGCCGCACCCTGCTTGCCATCGCCCCGCCGACGACGACGGCGCACGGCCGCGCCCTGGCGGTGCGCCCTGCCCGGAGCGACGACGAGGCGCTGCTGCTGGCCTGGCGGCGCGATGCAGGCACCCGCGCCTTTGCCCGCAATCCGAATCCGCCGTCGGCCGCCGAGCATCACGACTGGCTGGACGCCAAGCTGGCCGACCCATTGTGCCTGCTGCACCTGCTGCTTGTCGGAGACGAGCCGGTCGGCGTGCTCCGCCTCGACTGGCGGGCCGACCTCGGCGGCTGGGAGGTCTCGCTGACCGTGGCGCCGGATTGGCGCGGCCGCGGCATCGGCGTCGCCGCGCTCGACTGCGCCGCCCGGCTGACCGGCAGCGAAGCCCAGTGGGCCTTCATCAAGCAGACCAACGCCGCCAGTTTGCGCGCATTCGCCCGGGCCGGCTTCGCGCCGAGCGAGCGACCGGACTGGTATGTGCGCACGGGCGCGCCGCGACCGATGATGTCCGGCACGGTCGAACAATGCAGGGAGCCGATGCCGTGCGGCATCCGCTGA
- a CDS encoding aminotransferase class III-fold pyridoxal phosphate-dependent enzyme — MNAVAIIQARMGSTRLPGKSLTAIAGMPALGWTVRAAGAIPGIDTVVVATSEAADDDAIRDWCRDAGVRCFRGDERDVLTRFAGAAREAGADVVMRLTGDCPFLDPAVCDQVLHLLVGGGLAYASNVDPARWPDGLDCEAMTMAALAAADAEARRPSDREHVTPYIRNHRDRFGQANLDCPLPDLWRERWTLDTPEDLAFLRAVAERLPADRPPSHVEVLRCLDAAPDLRAINGGGQRNEGFRNALIEEAETDGVAPMRGFEGSVRQLAVAERLIPLGAQTFSKSRVQFPVGAAPLFVTHGDGARVWDVDGNEYVDLVNGLLCVSLGYRDPDIDEAVRRQLGRGVSFSLSTALEAELAALMVDLVPCAEMVRFAKSGSDATSAAIRVARAATGRDGVIACGYHGWHDWYIGATSRNRGVPEAVRGLTTTVAYNDVAALERAFAERSDRVAAVIMEPANAVPPAPGYLAAVRDVAHRNGALLVFDEVITGFRFALGGAQALFGVTPDLAAFGKGMANGFPISAVVGRAELMREMEEIFFSATFGGEAVSLAAAIATVRKMQREPVIEALWRVGEALAAKTQALIDEHGLGDTIGLAGLAPWKLIQIREHPRAGAQMIKTMLIYELAARGVLGLGSHNVSYAMTGPDLAQVASAYRGAFAAIREALDSGRFAERLKVPPLQPVFRIR; from the coding sequence ATGAACGCGGTCGCGATCATCCAGGCGCGCATGGGCTCGACCAGGCTGCCGGGCAAGTCGCTGACCGCGATCGCCGGCATGCCCGCCCTCGGCTGGACCGTGCGTGCGGCCGGCGCGATCCCGGGCATCGACACGGTGGTCGTCGCCACTTCCGAGGCCGCGGACGACGACGCGATCCGCGACTGGTGCCGGGACGCCGGTGTGCGCTGCTTCCGCGGCGACGAGCGCGACGTGCTGACGCGCTTCGCCGGCGCGGCACGCGAGGCCGGCGCCGACGTGGTCATGCGGCTCACCGGCGACTGCCCGTTTCTCGACCCGGCGGTCTGCGACCAGGTGCTGCACCTGCTGGTCGGCGGCGGGCTCGCCTATGCGTCCAACGTCGATCCGGCGCGCTGGCCGGACGGGCTCGACTGCGAGGCGATGACCATGGCGGCCCTGGCCGCCGCCGACGCGGAGGCGAGGCGGCCAAGCGACCGCGAACACGTGACGCCGTACATCCGCAACCACCGCGACCGCTTCGGCCAGGCCAATTTGGATTGCCCGCTGCCCGATCTGTGGCGCGAGCGCTGGACTCTCGACACCCCGGAGGACCTCGCGTTCCTCCGCGCGGTCGCCGAGCGCCTTCCCGCGGATCGGCCGCCGAGCCACGTCGAGGTGCTGCGCTGCCTCGACGCCGCGCCGGACCTGCGCGCGATCAACGGCGGCGGCCAGCGCAACGAAGGCTTCCGGAATGCGCTGATCGAAGAGGCCGAGACCGACGGCGTCGCGCCGATGCGCGGCTTCGAAGGCTCCGTCCGCCAGCTCGCCGTCGCCGAGCGCCTGATTCCGCTGGGCGCGCAGACTTTCAGCAAGAGCCGGGTGCAGTTTCCGGTCGGCGCCGCGCCGCTGTTCGTGACACATGGCGACGGCGCGCGGGTGTGGGATGTCGACGGCAACGAGTATGTCGACCTGGTCAACGGGCTGCTGTGCGTGTCGCTGGGCTATCGCGACCCCGACATCGACGAAGCCGTCCGGCGCCAACTCGGGCGCGGCGTCAGCTTCTCGCTGTCGACGGCGCTGGAGGCCGAGCTCGCCGCACTGATGGTCGACCTGGTCCCGTGCGCGGAAATGGTGCGCTTCGCCAAGAGCGGTTCCGACGCCACCTCCGCCGCCATCCGCGTCGCGCGCGCCGCCACCGGCCGCGACGGGGTGATCGCGTGCGGCTATCACGGCTGGCACGACTGGTATATCGGCGCCACCAGCCGCAACCGCGGGGTGCCGGAGGCGGTCCGCGGTCTGACCACCACCGTCGCCTACAACGACGTCGCGGCGCTGGAGCGCGCCTTTGCCGAGCGCAGCGACCGGGTCGCGGCGGTGATCATGGAACCGGCCAACGCCGTGCCGCCGGCCCCCGGCTACCTGGCCGCGGTCCGCGACGTCGCCCATCGCAACGGCGCCCTGCTGGTGTTCGACGAGGTCATCACCGGCTTCCGCTTCGCGCTCGGCGGCGCCCAGGCGTTGTTCGGCGTGACGCCGGACCTCGCCGCCTTCGGCAAGGGCATGGCCAACGGCTTCCCGATCTCGGCGGTGGTGGGCCGGGCGGAGCTGATGCGCGAGATGGAGGAAATCTTCTTCTCGGCCACCTTCGGCGGCGAGGCGGTGTCGCTGGCCGCCGCGATCGCCACCGTGCGCAAGATGCAGCGCGAGCCGGTGATCGAGGCGCTGTGGCGCGTCGGCGAGGCGCTGGCAGCGAAGACCCAGGCCCTGATCGACGAACACGGCCTCGGCGACACCATCGGGCTGGCCGGCCTGGCACCCTGGAAGCTGATCCAGATCCGCGAGCATCCCCGTGCCGGCGCGCAGATGATCAAGACGATGCTGATCTACGAGCTGGCCGCGCGCGGGGTGCTGGGCCTGGGCAGCCACAACGTCTCGTACGCGATGACCGGGCCCGACCTGGCCCAGGTCGCCAGCGCCTATCGCGGCGCCTTCGCGGCGATCCGCGAGGCGCTCGACAGCGGCCGCTTCGCCGAGCGGCTGAAGGTGCCGCCGCTGCAGCCGGTGTTCCGCATCCGATGA
- a CDS encoding TylF/MycF/NovP-related O-methyltransferase, protein MTRQSSNADARMWEVFNAFHYLCDTHRYQKLLARAELVRRVRDLPGDIVDCGTFKGVSTIQFAHFLKTYRPTGAGRVISFDTFEAVFPRVRPDEAAAAEDHMTALYDQSAYDNLREALPRLGLDEAVTLVRGDIVETLPAFLAERPGFRISLLHCDLDVYAATLEVLKLAWPRIVRGGLVVFDQYAVDKWGESDAVDEFLAGLEAPPQIALVPDTPTPTAYLVKA, encoded by the coding sequence GTGACCAGGCAGTCATCCAACGCCGACGCGCGGATGTGGGAGGTGTTCAACGCCTTCCACTATCTGTGCGATACCCACCGCTACCAGAAGCTGCTGGCGCGCGCCGAGCTGGTGCGCCGTGTCCGCGACCTGCCCGGCGACATCGTCGACTGCGGCACCTTCAAGGGCGTCAGCACGATCCAGTTCGCCCACTTCCTGAAGACTTACCGGCCGACCGGCGCCGGCCGGGTGATCAGCTTCGACACCTTCGAGGCGGTGTTCCCGCGGGTGCGGCCCGACGAGGCGGCGGCGGCGGAGGACCACATGACCGCTCTCTACGACCAGTCCGCCTACGACAACCTGCGCGAGGCGCTGCCGAGGCTGGGGCTCGACGAGGCGGTGACGCTGGTCCGCGGCGACATCGTCGAGACTCTGCCGGCGTTCCTGGCCGAGCGCCCCGGCTTTCGCATCAGCCTGCTGCACTGCGACCTTGACGTTTATGCGGCGACGCTCGAAGTCCTGAAGTTGGCGTGGCCGCGCATCGTGCGCGGCGGCCTTGTGGTGTTCGACCAGTATGCGGTCGACAAGTGGGGCGAGTCGGACGCGGTCGACGAGTTCCTGGCCGGCCTCGAGGCGCCGCCGCAGATCGCCCTGGTGCCGGACACGCCGACGCCGACGGCGTATCTGGTCAAGGCCTGA
- a CDS encoding Gfo/Idh/MocA family oxidoreductase, whose amino-acid sequence MRIAVLGLGSIGARHLANAVALGHRAVGFDPVAAQAEAVCRQAGATPAGSRADALAQCDAVVVASPSAAHLADLAAAVDAGRHALVEKPFAHTAEGLGAILDRAEAAGATVAVAQNLRHHPAVERARALVERTAYGPVLAAVAVGASYLPDWRPGQDYRQGYAADPQTGGAIFDWVHEIDLLAHLLGPFAVAGATAQAGRCLDMAAEENAGLLLRHDGGALSTVLLSYATRPPLRRTTLLGPGGRIEIDIPGRRLTILDAAGEPVEDSAFGGAHADDYRAELADFVAAAAAGRPPRCPAREALAILGGVLAARRLAGLPQAGAT is encoded by the coding sequence ATGCGGATCGCCGTGCTCGGCCTCGGCTCGATCGGGGCCCGCCACTTGGCCAATGCCGTCGCCCTGGGGCACCGGGCGGTGGGCTTCGACCCGGTCGCGGCGCAAGCCGAGGCCGTCTGCCGGCAGGCGGGCGCGACGCCGGCCGGATCGCGCGCGGACGCGCTGGCGCAGTGCGACGCGGTGGTCGTCGCCAGCCCCTCTGCGGCGCATCTGGCCGATCTCGCCGCCGCCGTCGACGCCGGGCGCCACGCACTGGTCGAGAAGCCGTTCGCCCATACCGCCGAGGGTCTCGGCGCGATCCTGGACCGGGCCGAGGCGGCCGGCGCGACGGTCGCGGTCGCCCAGAACCTGCGCCATCACCCGGCGGTCGAGCGGGCGCGCGCGCTGGTCGAGCGGACGGCGTACGGGCCGGTGCTCGCCGCGGTCGCGGTCGGCGCCAGCTACCTGCCGGACTGGCGCCCGGGTCAGGACTACCGGCAAGGCTATGCCGCCGACCCGCAGACCGGCGGTGCGATCTTCGACTGGGTGCACGAGATCGACCTGCTGGCCCACCTGCTGGGGCCATTCGCCGTTGCCGGCGCGACCGCGCAGGCCGGCCGCTGCCTCGACATGGCCGCCGAGGAAAACGCCGGGCTGCTGCTGCGCCATGACGGCGGCGCGCTTTCGACCGTGCTGCTCAGCTATGCGACGCGGCCGCCCTTGCGCCGGACGACGCTGCTGGGGCCCGGCGGCCGCATCGAGATCGACATCCCCGGACGGCGGCTCACCATTCTGGACGCTGCGGGCGAGCCGGTCGAGGATTCCGCCTTCGGCGGTGCGCATGCCGACGACTACCGGGCGGAGCTGGCCGATTTCGTCGCCGCCGCGGCGGCAGGTCGGCCGCCGCGATGCCCGGCGCGCGAGGCGCTGGCGATCCTGGGCGGCGTGCTCGCCGCCCGCCGGCTCGCCGGCCTGCCGCAAGCCGGCGCAACCTGA
- a CDS encoding HAD-IIIC family phosphatase — MAANDALAPAELAALRAEVRAAPQLLTYLKLRKRLGGEPAAGRKVAVVSSYTVRPLEPYLAVEAALSGWRIAAGFTEYSLWQQALLAPPDDLEACVLLLHLGELIGDARDAAAAAETAAASLAGVLAGFRARSGAPLVIARVSAPAWAGAQAFGDRGAASLSRAAATVNAAIDAFAAQHPQAHAIDLPQPSDGDAGAEGLARTLSPIAPTDAPRVAEAVARALSGFFRPRRKVLVTDLDNTLWHGVVGEVGPEGIGLAGSWPGEAHRQLQRAMLDLSRSGVLLAVNSKNNEADARAAFERDDMLLRWDDFAAHRVNWQDKAENIGELARELSLGTDSFVFVDDSAIECARIRAAFPEVEVVQLPEDPARFVDALIDCRGFDALSVTREDLARAEGVKAERKRTALQAAAVDLSGFLASLDLTVAIRPCDDATRERIHQLFNKTNQFHLTLERPGLADLARRGDGLYALSLRDRFGDYGVIGALEIAADGEALQLRNLALSCRALGRRVEETALAFAVEQARRAGAKTLTARLVRGPRNAPAWEFVARAGFAARDAGERVGDPAGQWFGLDLASAADGYPPEVSVTRPEPAPALAAVGR, encoded by the coding sequence ATGGCTGCGAACGACGCGCTGGCGCCGGCCGAGCTGGCCGCTCTTCGCGCCGAGGTCCGCGCGGCGCCGCAGCTGCTGACCTATCTGAAGCTCCGCAAACGGCTCGGCGGCGAGCCGGCTGCCGGCCGCAAGGTTGCCGTCGTCTCGTCCTACACCGTGCGCCCGCTCGAGCCCTATCTGGCCGTCGAGGCCGCCCTGAGCGGCTGGCGTATCGCCGCGGGCTTCACCGAATACAGCCTGTGGCAGCAGGCGCTGCTGGCGCCGCCGGACGACCTGGAGGCCTGCGTGCTGCTGCTGCACCTGGGCGAACTGATCGGCGACGCGCGCGACGCGGCCGCCGCGGCGGAGACGGCCGCCGCGTCGCTGGCCGGCGTCCTCGCCGGCTTCCGCGCGCGCAGCGGCGCACCGCTCGTGATCGCCCGCGTGTCGGCGCCGGCCTGGGCAGGCGCACAGGCATTCGGCGACCGCGGCGCGGCATCGCTGTCGCGCGCAGCCGCGACGGTGAACGCGGCCATCGACGCATTCGCAGCCCAGCACCCGCAAGCCCATGCCATCGACCTGCCGCAACCGAGCGACGGCGACGCCGGCGCGGAAGGCCTGGCGCGTACGCTTTCGCCGATCGCGCCGACCGACGCGCCGCGGGTCGCCGAGGCCGTCGCGCGCGCGCTGTCGGGCTTCTTCCGCCCGCGCCGCAAGGTGCTGGTCACCGATCTGGACAACACGCTGTGGCACGGCGTCGTCGGCGAGGTCGGCCCGGAGGGCATCGGCCTGGCCGGGTCCTGGCCCGGCGAGGCCCACCGCCAGCTGCAGCGCGCCATGCTCGACCTGTCGCGCAGCGGCGTACTGCTCGCCGTCAACAGCAAGAACAACGAGGCCGACGCCCGCGCCGCATTCGAGCGGGACGACATGCTGCTGCGCTGGGACGACTTTGCCGCGCACCGGGTCAACTGGCAGGACAAGGCCGAGAACATCGGCGAGTTGGCGCGCGAGCTCTCGCTCGGCACCGACAGCTTCGTGTTCGTCGACGACAGCGCCATCGAATGCGCCCGCATCCGCGCCGCCTTTCCCGAGGTCGAGGTCGTCCAGCTGCCGGAGGATCCGGCGCGTTTCGTCGACGCGCTGATCGACTGCCGCGGGTTCGACGCGTTGTCGGTGACCCGAGAGGATCTGGCGCGGGCCGAGGGGGTGAAGGCGGAGCGGAAACGCACGGCGCTGCAGGCCGCGGCTGTCGACCTGTCCGGCTTCCTGGCGTCGCTCGACCTCACCGTCGCGATCCGGCCATGCGACGACGCCACCCGCGAACGCATCCACCAGCTGTTCAACAAGACCAACCAGTTTCATCTGACCCTGGAGCGGCCCGGCCTGGCCGACCTGGCCAGGCGCGGCGACGGGCTGTACGCGCTGTCGCTGAGGGATCGCTTCGGCGACTATGGCGTGATCGGCGCGCTGGAAATCGCCGCGGACGGCGAGGCCCTGCAGCTGCGCAACCTGGCCCTGAGCTGCCGGGCGCTCGGTCGCAGGGTCGAGGAGACCGCGCTCGCCTTCGCCGTGGAGCAGGCGCGCCGCGCCGGCGCGAAGACGCTGACCGCCCGGCTGGTCCGCGGCCCGCGCAACGCGCCGGCCTGGGAGTTCGTCGCCCGCGCCGGTTTCGCGGCGCGCGACGCAGGCGAGCGTGTCGGCGATCCGGCCGGCCAGTGGTTCGGCCTGGACCTGGCATCCGCGGCGGACGGCTACCCGCCGGAGGTTTCGGTCACGCGGCCGGAGCCCGCGCCGGCGCTGGCGGCGGTCGGGAGATGA